The Kiritimatiellia bacterium genome contains a region encoding:
- a CDS encoding biopolymer transporter ExbD, which translates to MAEFVPERLPVFRRVFAPASRASGGWLGAAPWVDATLLVFLVILFQSSVVIRPGIRLELPAAPFRDGIRADALVVTIPQEGMYFFQDERMSLDGLQVALARAARSGTPPGLILEADRRISHGTLMAVYQLAQAAGFREIVLATRLEDAR; encoded by the coding sequence ATGGCTGAATTTGTTCCTGAACGATTGCCCGTCTTTCGGCGCGTATTTGCGCCAGCCTCTCGCGCGTCTGGAGGCTGGCTCGGCGCCGCCCCTTGGGTGGACGCCACTCTGCTGGTATTTTTGGTGATCCTGTTCCAATCCTCCGTCGTCATCCGCCCCGGGATCCGCCTTGAGCTGCCAGCCGCGCCGTTCCGTGACGGGATCCGTGCGGATGCCCTCGTCGTCACCATTCCCCAGGAAGGCATGTATTTCTTTCAGGACGAACGAATGTCCCTCGATGGGCTCCAGGTCGCCCTTGCCCGCGCCGCCCGTTCCGGTACACCTCCTGGTCTGATCCTCGAAGCCGACCGTCGCATTTCTCACGGGACGCTGATGGCCGTTTACCAGCTCGCTCAAGCGGCCGGATTCCGCGAAATCGTTCTCGCCACCCGGCTGGAGGACGCCCGATGA
- a CDS encoding MotA/TolQ/ExbB proton channel family protein gives MNVYLLQGGPVLWAILALSAVIVLLIAQRALFVHRSSLRGRDFLGGIINNLQRGNVMEAIALCEDTPGPIPQMARAAILELQQGGKRIGPVMHDVGVIEIARLEKHLPLLLALAQTAPLLGLIGTCVGMWEMAAALQAQSPLVHAGDLGAGLSRALLTTIAGLSVGAVGWIGHAFIVTRVNAVVLEMERAYLEILQAVAQLAGGSTES, from the coding sequence ATGAACGTCTATCTGTTGCAGGGCGGGCCGGTATTGTGGGCGATCCTCGCCCTCAGCGCGGTGATCGTGCTGCTGATCGCCCAGCGTGCGCTTTTCGTCCACCGATCGTCCCTCCGCGGACGCGATTTCCTCGGCGGTATTATCAACAATTTGCAGCGGGGCAATGTAATGGAGGCGATAGCGCTGTGCGAGGACACACCCGGCCCCATTCCGCAAATGGCTCGTGCCGCCATTCTCGAACTCCAGCAGGGCGGCAAGCGGATCGGGCCGGTCATGCACGATGTCGGCGTCATCGAAATTGCGCGGCTGGAAAAACACCTTCCGCTCCTGCTCGCGCTGGCCCAAACCGCGCCGCTCCTCGGCCTCATAGGCACCTGCGTCGGTATGTGGGAGATGGCCGCCGCGCTGCAGGCGCAGTCGCCCCTGGTCCACGCGGGTGATCTGGGCGCTGGGCTCAGCCGCGCTCTGCTCACGACCATCGCGGGGCTGTCGGTGGGCGCGGTCGGATGGATCGGTCACGCCTTCATCGTAACCCGGGTCAATGCCGTCGTGCTCGAAATGGAGCGGGCGTACCTGGAGATCCTCCAAGCGGTCGCGCAGTTGGCCGGGGGGTCCACGGAGAGCTGA